The nucleotide window ATATTCGGATTATCAGGCAATATAAGAGACGGCAAATTGATTTTATCCGGGTCGGAATCAATGTGATAATCTTTGGGAATTTTTGAGTTAAAATAAAGGTCCTGAAATTCTGAAAATTTAATGGCATGTGCTGTTGCATCAAGGATGGCGGTATCTTTTTTGTTGACAATTTTTTTGTCAAGTGCTTTCACAAGTCCTGCAAGGCACTCTCCACCCTGGGTGCAGGTAATATGTCCGTTCTTATTGGCCAGAAGCTGCCAATCCATGATGGATTGTTCTGTTACCTGAACAAAGAATACCTGTTGGCGACCGGCAAGTGAATTGTATTTTTTTGCAATGTGTACAACCCTTGGCATTGAAACCGGATTTCCAATCATGGCCGCCTGGGCCACGCTTGGTTTTGTATCCACGGGTACAAATTTTCTTTTGGTCTCATCAGGTTCAAGGTAGTATTGAAAAACAGGATCTGCATGTTCTGACTGAACGCCTATAATTTTTGGCAGGCAGTCAATGATATTGGCTTCATAAAATTTGATAAACCCGTTCATTACCGCTGAAATATTGCCTGCATTCCCAATGGGAACCACCACCACTTTGTCTTTCATATCCCATTCAAAATCTTGGGCAATTTCATATGAATAAGATTCTTGACCTAAAATGCGCCAGGCATTTTTTGAATTTAAAAGCACCACTGAATACTGGGTTGACAAATGTTCCACAATTTTCATGCAGTCGTCAAAAACACCTGGAATTTCAAATACATGCGCGCCGCTTCCCAGTGGTTGTGACAATTGTTGAGACGTTACCTTTTTGTGTGGTAAAAGAACAGCGGATTTGATTAAAGGGTCCAGATAGGAGGCATAGAGTGATGCTGCAGCAGATGTGTCACCCGTGGAGGCACATATGGCAATAACATCCGATACCAGTTTTTGGTCGATGAGATATTTGATGCTTGACACGGCACTGGCCATACCACGGTCTTTAAAAGATGCACTGGGGTTTTGTCCGTCGTTTTTATAAAAAAAGGATAGCCCGACTTTCTTTTGCAGGGTTTGATTGGCTTCAACAATGGGGGTGTGACCTTCGCCAAGGTAAACAATGGACTCCAGAGGGATGCAGGGTCCGATAAATTCATGATACCGGTAAATTCCCTTGAGTGCGGGGATTTTCAACATTTTTCTGAAATCAAATATTTTTTGCCATACAGCCCCTGGAATTTTTTGTAGGGAGGCGGCATTTCGATCCTGGATGAGCAGTACCTGATTACACTCAGGGCAAACATACAAAAGTTTTTCAATGGGATATTCGGCAGAACATCCAAGGCATTTGTAATACAGCCCTTCTCTTGTCTCTGGTATGATATGAGGTCGTATATCCTCAGGAAAGAAATCAAGCTTCATGACGAATCACCTTTTGGCCTCCCATGTAAGGTATTAAAGCATCTGGAATCAAGACCGATCCATCTGCCTGCTGATAATTTTCTAATATGGCGGCAAATGTTCTTCCCACAGCCAGTCCTGAACCATTTAAAGTATGAACATATTCCGGTTTTTTATTGCCTTTTCTTCTAAAGCGTATGTTGGCACGCCTGGCCTGAAAATCCAGACAATTGCTGCAGGAGGAGATTTCCCTGTATTTGCCCTGGTCGTCCTGGCCAGGCATCCAGACTTCTATATCATAGGTTTTTGTGGCTGAAAACCCTAAATCACCAGTGCAAAGTGTAACGACTTGATAGGGCAGTTCAAGAAGCTGAAGGATCTTTTCGGCATTTGCCAGCAGAGATTGAAGTTCATCAAAAGAGGTTTCTGGCGTTGTTAATTTAACCATTTCCACTTTATTAAACTGGTGTTGTCGGATCAGTCCTTTTGTATCCCTGCCGTATGAACCAGCCTCTGACCTGAAACATGGTGTATACGCTGTAAATTTGCAGGGGAGCATTGACTCGTCAAGGATTTCATTGGAATAAATATTGGTTATTGGAACTTCAGAGGTCGGAATCAGGTAGTAATCCAAGCCTTCGATTTTAAACAGGTCTTCTTCAAACTTGGGTAATTGACCGGTTCCGGTCATGGTGGTTTTATTTACAATAAAGGGGGGAAGAGCCTCTGTGTAGCCGTGTTGGGATGTGTGGATGTCCAGCATGAAATTGATGAGGGCTCTTTCAAGTCTTGCCCCTTTTCCAATATAGAGCGGAAATCTTGCACCGGTCAGTTTGGCAGCCCTTGTAAAATCAAGAATTCCTAAATTTTCACCAATTTCCCAATGGGGTTTTATTTTAAAATCAAATTGTTTTGGCTGCCCCTGGGTTTTTTCCAGCCGGTTTTGGGTATCATCTTTACCCATGGGAACATCCTCATGGGGGATGTTTGGTATGGAAATAAGAAACTCATTGATGAGTGCTTTTATGGTTGAAAGTTCTTTGTCCAGTTTTTTGATTGTTTCAGACACATCTCTCATTTCTTTAATAAGAGGCCCAGCGTCATGGCCGGATTTTTTTATTTTGGCGATCTCATCTGAAACCACGTTCCTTTTATGTCTTAACTTTTCTATTTCTAAAAGCAGGGCTTTTCTTTTGTCATCATTTTCCAAAAGAGATGCAAAGTTAAGTTTAGCATTTCTTTTTTTCATTCCATTTTTAACAATTTCCAGATTATTTTTTACATATTTTAAATCCAGCATTTTTTATTATTTTACCTTTTTTAAATCCGCTAAGTTCTTATTTTAAAAGATTCTTTAACAATTGTAACCTGATATCACGAGGTGTGTAAACAGTCAATGGTTATTGCAGGTTGACAATTGCCAATCTGTGCATAATATTTGCTAAAATTTTTTTTGTAATAATAAGGAAGCAAAGAGATGGATGAAATAAAGAATGGGAAGAATAATAATTTAGCAGTGGTGGCTGAACGGCTTGCAAAGCTCACAAAAGAAGAACTTTCTGAAAAATATAAAATTATTGAGGCTAAACTTTTTGAGTTTGCCAATTTCATGGAAGCCCACCTGGCGTTTTTATATACCCCGGTGAGTAATGAAATTCCCACTGAAAGAATTATCAAAAAAGCGCTACAGATAGAAAAAGGACTTGTCTTGCCGGTCTTTACCGATTCAAAAAATGCAATCAATCTTTATAAAATAAGTGATTATGATAAAGATCTTATCACAAGTGCCAATGATATCCTTGAACCAAATATTGAAAAATGCAAGAAGATATCATTGGAAGCTGTTGATATTGCCATTATCCCGGGGCTTGCGTTTGACGACAAAGGTGGCCGAATTGGGTTTGGTAATAATTTTTACAGCAAATTGATAACAAAACTGCCTGAAACCTGCAGGAAAGTATCCCTTGCCTATGAGGATCAGATTGTTGATCAGATCCAGATGGAATCCAGAAAGTATACCGTTGATATTATCATAACGGATAAACGGGTGATTTATAAAATATAATTGTTGTCAGCCGGAATAAAAAATAGCGATTAATGATAAAAGGACTGTTCCTGAAAAGAACCAGGGAAGAGTTCTTTTATTTTTTTTCCGGGTTAATTTCTTTAGCAAATTTCCTTAAGTCAGGTGTTTTCCCCATGACAATGACCGTGTCCAGGGGTTCAATCAAGGTTTCAAAGTGGGGGTTAAACAACATTTCTCCAGAGGATTTTTTTATGGATATTATGATGAGATTGAAATCCTGCCTGATCCCGGAATCTTTTAATGCAACATTGGTATACCTGGAGCTTTTCGGGACAAAAAGCTCTTCAATTTGAATGGCCTGGCTTCTTCTGGATAATGCAATATCAAGAAAGCTGCTGACACTTGGTCTTAATAGTTTTAATCCCATGGAAACAGCTCCTGTAACATAGGGGGACTCAACCAGATTAGCCCCGGCAACCATGAGTTTTTTTCTTACCTTCGGACTGCTGGCCCGGGCCATAATATAAATATCAGGGTTTAGCTGTTTTGCCGTTAAGACAAGAAAGACATTTGCTGTGTCCGTTCCAAGTGCGGCAACTAAAAATGAGGCTTTTGCAATGCCCGCTTTTGCCAGGAGATCTTCGTCAGATGAATCCCCATGAAGGTAATGCATTTTATCTTTTTCCAATGACTCAATAAGGGTATCATCATTTTCTATTACTACAATATCCTTGGTCTCGTCTTTGATCAGTTGACACAATACTCTCCCTATACGGCCGTATCCGCATACAATATAATGGTTTTTCAACTTACTGATTTTTCTGTCCAATCTTTTCCTCCCCAATATTGATTGCATTTCCCCTTCAACAATGGATTGTATTATAACACCGGTAATGTAAAGAAAATAGCCGACACCTGCAATCATAAGGATGATGGTAAATATTTTTCCGGCGGGACTTGTTTCATGTACCTCCATAAAGCCGACTGTCGTAACGGTTATGGCAGTCATATAGGCGGCATCAAGGAAACTCCATTTTTCGATCACCATATATCCGGTCACTCCCATAAAAAACATCACCCAGGAAATGATAATTGTTCGTATGATTTGCTGAAGTCGATTCATGATGTATAAATATAGATCTTAAGAATAAAAATTAGATTACTGATTTGAGTTAGGACACTCAGTCGAAACAAGGCTTTTCTGATAAGCCCTGTTTCTAAGGATTATGTGCTGGAAAATTTTCATCAAAAGCCTCAAACCGTTCCACCTTATGCCGGTAATCAAAATAAGATTGCATGATGCAAAAGGCTGATCTTTTTAAGGCATAAAAATCCATTGTAAAGAGCAGCCTTTTAAAATTTATGCAGTTTGAGTTTAGAGCGGACCCGTCGTGTCAGTTACAGGGCCGCTGGAATTTCCACCCACACTACTACCAGTTGGAGGCGTTACGGTTACTATTACCTCCAGAGAACCGTTGTCAGCTTCTTCTGTGCCTTGAGGAGTTATCAACAAGCCAACAGTATGTGCTTCTCCAAGCCCATTAGAATCGGGTAAAACAAAGTCGGTATCTCCTGTTAATTCAGCGTTGTTAAATGTACCTGAAGTGGTTATTTTAACAGTAGTTCCACCAACCAGGGCATTGCCATACACATCGCCGAGGTAATAGATTAATGGATAACTCCCCCCGTTGATTCTATCAATATTGAAATTTTTGGTCAAATTAAGTGGCGCTTGGTTATCAGAAAAAAGGACGTTCAAACTATCCCATATAATGGTATTTGACTGATATTTTCCATCGGCTTGTGTAAACAAACCGCTTCCATCGCTGTCAATATATTTTTCTCCACTGTCATACTGGCCGTTGTCATTGGCATCAATATAGGGTTCACTCATATCCACAGTCAAAGTATCTATGCCTTCATCATAAATATTGTTACCATTAATATCATAAAATCCTTCATCTCCAGGAGTATACACTACCACTCTACATAAGCCGGGATTGCTTTTTGATGAGCCGTCCACCCCCCCCAGATAAGGAGTCGTTGGAGGAGAGGTCTGCAAAGTTGCTTCGGCAACTCCAAAAACAGTAGAAGCTTCAAACCCATCACTGGTTCCAATCGTTCCCCCCTCGGACATAAAACTTACCTTTGTTCCATCCGGCACAACATTACCGTATCTATCCCCCAAGTATGCTGTAATTTTGTTCTGAAGTCCAAATGTCCTGCCGCCCGCCATATTAAAAGATTCAATAGCTATGCCAAGCTGTTCTGCAGCCGGCAGACCGCTGACAATAGTAACTTTTGCTTCTGTTGAAAAATTAGTATCACCGTCATTATAAATCGCATTAATTCCCACTGTACCTGAAACAGTACCACTGATAAGGGAAACAGAAACCTTACCGTTCTGTGTTTTGGCTTCGGTTGCTGATAATTTTTCTCCCCCCCCCATAGGTGTGGAAATTTTAAATTCAACCAGATTATCATCAGAGACGGGATTGCCTGAATCGTCATGAACTGAAAAGGTTATAATAGATATGTTTGAGATGCCGGAACCCGCTACACCGATCGTTTCAGGAGTAATACTGTCAATAAAAATAACAGCTGGTAATCCTGTGGCAATCTCATCTACTGCTACATCATCGTTACTGACCACATCTCCGTCATCGTTACAGCCTGTTATAATCAACAGTGCGAGTATTATCATGGTTAAATATTTTATTGATCTCATTTTTACCCCTTATATAATGTTTTAGTAATCTATAGAATAGTATGGATATGTAGGATAGGCAGATGTTTTTGTCAAGAAGAGGATGAAAATTGTATTTTCTTGACTGAAGAATGGGTTGCTGGTATTAAGGATACATGAACGACGAACCTAAAAAATTTGTCCGCTGGCGTCGTGAAATGGTTGAAAAACAGATTATGTCACGGGGAATAACAGATCCATTGGTTCTTGAGGCAATGAGAACAGTGCCAAGGCATTTGTTTGTCAGTGAAGCCCTTGTCGAAAGCGCATATGGGGATTTCCCGCTTCCCATTGGAGAGGGGCAGACAATTTCTCAACCCTATATTATTGCTGAGATGACTCAGAGTCTCAAGTTAAAAGGCCATGAAAGAGTTCTTGAGATCGGTACAGGATCAGGGTATCAGGCTGCCATCCTGGCTAAGATCGTCTATAAGGTGTATACCATTGAAAGAAACAATACCTTGTTTTTGCAAACAAGAAAGCTTTTTGACAGGTTGAAATACTATAATATTGTTACCAGATATAGCGACGGAACCCAGGGTTGGAAACAGGAAAGTCCGTTTGATGCTATTATTGTTACTGCCGGGGGCCAGCAGATTCCTGCACCGCTGATTGAACAGCTTGCAATCGGGGGGCGTCTTATTATGCCGGTGGGCAGTAATTTTTTACAGGAACTGCTACATCTTGAAAAGACAGAAGACGGAATAAAAACAACAAACCTTGGTGCTTGCAGATTTGTAAGATTGATTGGTCAGCATGGCTGGGATGAGTAGGGTCTTAAAAAAAAACTGATGAAAAGTCAAATTGAGCTTCCTTCACTGGTCAAAGAGCTTTTTATCGGATTTTGCCTGGGAATGGCAAATATTATTCCCGGGGTTTCAGGCGGTACATTTCTTCTGATTTTTAAAATTTATGAACGTGTCTTTTCCATTCTGAATAATATCAATAAAGCTAATACTCTCTATCTTTTCCACCTTATTCTAAAATTTTTTTTTAAAGCAGATAAACTGCAAACATTTAAAATTTTTATGGAATTTTTAGAAAAAAAGGATTTTATTTTTCTGTTTAAGTTGATGGCTGGTGCGGTGGCAGCTATTATTTCCCTTTCAAGCCTGATGAAATATTTGATTGTTCATCAGTTTTCCATTACCTATTCTTTATTTTTCGGGTTGATTCTGATTTCCATCATCATACCTGTAAAAATGTTGACGGATAAAAAGTTTTATCTGATTTTTTTTGTTTTGATGGGTACAATCTCGACCCTTTATGTAACCTATGCTGTTAACCCTTACGATAAAGTAAAGATGAAATCAGATGTTTACGCAGGCAAGTATTTGCAGACCCAGTCTTTACAGAATCGGGATTTAAAACAGGATTTTCAAAAAGAAAAACAAGAGAGTGCAGCCTTTTTTTTTACTGGGAAATATACGTTTGATGAGTATCTGTATGCAGGCATTTGCGGGGCGGTTGCGGTTTCAGCAATGGTTCTTCCCGGCATAAGCGGGTCTCTGGTGCTTATTTTGATGGGTGAGTATTTTGAAGTTGTTTCCGCCATCTCAGGGCTAAAGACATTTAACTTGGATAATGTTGCTTTTTTAGGGTGTTTTACAATGGGCATTATTCTGGGCGGGCTTTTATTTGTAAGGCTTGTCACTGCGGTTTTAAAAAGATATTATAATGCAGCAATGGCTTTTCTTATCGGGTTGATGGCAGGGTCTTTATTCGCGTTGTGGCCTTTTAAAAAAAGCATTGTCATGGCGCAGTACTATATCAAAGAGGATGGTGTGATCCGTATGGTTCAAGATGTAAAAGTCTATACAAATATAAATGAGCTTCCCTTCATTGGAATAGAATTTTATCTTTCAATAGCATCCTTTATTATCGGATGCAGTATTATGTTTTTGTTTGTTAAAAAAGAAGTGAATTAATGAGTGTTTGGGTTTTGCAGGTTTTATATGAAAGTCTTCAAAAATCCAAACAGTGACTTTCATTTTTGTTGTGTAACCCCAATCTGCCATGGCCATTAGTAATTCAAAATGGATTGCAATGTCTGTTTTTTTCTACCTGTTTGTTGCCAATCCCTTGAATTAAAGCGATTCCGGTGTGAAGGTCACGATATGGTCAATGGATGGTGCATTGCAAAAAATCATGACAAGTCTGTCAACACCCATGGCAATACCTGCGGCATCGGGCATGGTTTCAAGATCTTTGAGAAACTTTTCCGGGACAGGAATCTTGGCTTTATTTTGAGATATCCGGATCTGATTTTCTTTTTCAAATCTCAGCTGTTGTTCCACAGGGTCGGTCAGTTCCGTAAATCCGTTGGCAAGCTCAATACCGGCCATATAAAATTCAAATCTCTGGGCACAGGCCGGATTGTCCGGTTTGAGTTTTGCCAATGATGCCAGGCGTGCCGGATAATCATACAAAAAGACAGGTGTTGCATTCCCAAGGCAGGGCTCTATTTGAAAGCTCATTATTTCATCAAAGCTGTTGTCTTCCAATGCTGTGTTGAGGCTTTTATCCGCATACATATCAAAGGCCTGCTCAACAGTCAGCTTTTCCCATGGGGCGGCTAATTGGATACGTTTATCCTGATACCTGATTTTGTTTCCAAGGGACAGTCTTGACGCAATAAATTGAATTAACCCCTTGCATTGATTCATTAAATCAAGGTAGGTGTTATCTTTTGCATACCACTCCAGCATGGTTAATTCCGGCAGGTGATGTGATCCTCGTTCGTTTTTTCTGAAGCATTTGCAGATCTGAAATATTTTATCAAATCCTTTTGATAACAGCCGTTTCATGCAAAGTTCTGGTGACGCCTGGAGAAAATGGCCTTCAGTGGTTACAGGATCAATCTGGGCTTCGGGAATAACAGACGGACACCGGATGGGCGTATCGACTTCAAGATAGTGATTGCCGGTAAAAAAATCCCTTATGGCTTGAATCACAAGGGATCTTATTATCAGGTTTTGGTAATGTTTTTTTTGATCCAATGTTACTTTGTTTGATATGTATCTTTTGGTCGATCCTGTAAAAATATTTTATCAAATTTGCTTTTATCAGCTTGGTCAAAAAACTTATAGCCTGCTTCAATACAGGCTTTACAGGCGTTGATAGGGATATGTACGGCAAGAATATGGCGTCCTGGCGTGGCATTGGAATCTATCTCAAAACAACCACCACAGTCCGGACAGATTCGGACTTTTTCTTTTTGCCGTTCAAAAATATTATCTGTATCATAAAATATTTCCCGGTGTCTGATCTGGAGTTCTCCGGGCTTTCCGGCTTTTTGTCTTAATTCGTCTTTCTGATTCCAATAGGAATTGACAAGATCCGTGGTCTTTTTGATTTTGTCCGTGATACTGACCGATTGTTTAAGACGTTCAGGATTGAAATCCGGTTCAACAACGCCGGAATAATCAAGACCTGCCATGGCAAGGATAATGCCCAGGTTCACATAGGGAAGCGCGCCTTCAATAGAATATCCGCCTTCAAGAACGGCAATGTCCGGTTTTAGAAGGGTGGTAAGTTTTGCATATCCCTGGGCTGAAAAATTCATATTGGTCAATGGATCTGTATAATGATTGTCTTGGCCTGCAGAGTTAACAATAAGATCAGGTTTGAATTCTTCTAAAACAGGTAACACACAATTTCTAATAACATAGAGATACCCTTCCGTAGATGTGCCGGGCGGTAAAGGGATGTTCAGATTTGAACCTTTGGCATTGGGGCCACCCAATTCGCCGGGAAAGCCTGTGCCGGGATACATGGTTCTGCCATCCTGATGAAGGGAGATGAACAATACATCAGGATCATGCCAGAAAATATCATTGGTCCCATCCCCGTGATGGCAATCAGTATCAACAATTGCTATTTTTTTAATACCGAATTGAGATCTGATATACTCGACCATGATGGCTTCGATATTGATGTGGCAAAACCCTCTGCCGCCATGGGAAACCCTCATGGCATGATGACCCGGAGGACGAACAAGGGCGAATCCGTTTTTCACTTCTTTGTTTAAAACAGCATCTGCAATGGCCTTGGCCCCACCGGCACTGATGAGATGGGATTCGGTGGTAACGGCTTTTTCGCTGGGTACACAGAAATGCGCTCGCCTGATATCCTGATTGGTGACAATCTCCGGCTTGTATTCAATAATACCGCTGATATCAAAGATGCCTTCCTCTATTACCTGGTCCTGGGTATATAGAAGCCTTTCTTCTCTTTCAGGATGGGTTGGATCAATAGCCCAGTCAAAAGCGGGGAAGAATACAAGACCTGTTTTGTGGTGTGCCTTTAACATTATTACCTCTTTGAATTATTACAAAACCTTTTCAAATCCTTTGATCAATCCGGGTTTGATCTGCATTTTTGTTCTGTATATTTTACCCCTGGGTGAAAAATTCCGTACAATATTGAATTTTTGAAATTCAACCACTTCCACTTCAGTCAGATTGTCGGGATTGGCACCAGAATTTATTGCTTTTTCTTTTAAAAGCGTTGTTGCCGTTTCAATAAGGTTCTCGTCAGAATATGTTTTGGAAATGGGTTCTGCAAAATCTTCTTCATGGGCTGTCACAATACCCTGTTCAGTATCTGCATTCAGTGAAACCTCACATGTGGTTCTGGCAAGGGCGGCACCAATGGCGTTTGCCACCGAAGATTCCGGTACGGCAATCGTTTTTATATGATAAAGCTCTTCTATCTTTTTTGCAAAATAGGGTGCAGGCCCTCCTAAAATGAGTATTTTTCTTGGACTTATTTTATAGCCTTCAAGAAATTCATGAACAGTATATACTGGTTTGGAATTGAGTCTATCAATCATTTCAAAGGTTTTTTTAAGAATGACGGAACAGCATTTCTTGAAAATTTTATCAGCTGTTTCTTTATCGGTCAGGCCCAGTTCCATTGCAATATTGTGTATTCCTTTTTGAGCATTTTCTTGATCACCATCCTTCATGAGTCCCAGCACAAAAAGTGCGTCTGTAAGCGTCGGTTCAGGTCCACCAAAGGCCATGGCCGGTCCCTGTCGATCGGGTCCAATGGTCAATTCTTTGTCTTTTACCCTGACTGTGCTGTCGCCGCCAATACCTTTTGAATCGGTTAGAAGGGATCGGATCAAACTTTTATATTGCCCTCTGCGGATTCCCACAGGTTCTAATAACGGGGCTTTGTCAACCAGAAACGCAATATCCGTGGTTGTTCCACCGATATCAAGTACAATGGCATCCTGTTTTTTAGGGGCATAAGGTATCGCTCCCATAATACTGGCGGCAGGTCCGGACAGCACGGTTTGACCTGGGAAAGACATGGACGACTCAAGGGACATGGTTCCGCCGTCAGCTTTTAGGATCTGAATTGGAATGGTAAGCCCTTTTTCCGCCAGGGATTTTTTGACAGCCTCAAAAAAAGATTTATAAAGGGAAAACACAGCCGCATTTAAATGGGTTGTGACAATCCTGCGGGGAAAATTAAGGTTTCCTGAGACATGGTGGCCCAAAAATATTTTTTTAAAATATTTATTTAAAATTCTTTTGATAAGAATTTCATGGCTGGGATTTCGAACGCAGAACTTGCTGATCACACCAACATATTCAATGCCTGATTTTTTCAGCTTTTTGGCAATATCTTCGATCTCCATTTTGTTTACCGGAGCTTTTTCTCTTCCCCTGTGGTTGATTGATCCTGATACACAATAATAGTGTTTTCCGATTCTAAAGGCTTGAGGATCAATCCCGGGGCCTGCCGAGACAATTATGCCAACCGGCTCCATATTTTTTTGGACAATGGCATTGGTTGTCAGTGTTGTCGAGATCACGATCCGTTTAACATGTTTTGGATCAATATTATCCAAAAGCTTTGTAAAGCATGAGAGAATGGTATTGAAAAGATCAGCAGAGTCTGTGGATACTTTGACTTTTTTTTCAATACCGTTGCTGCTTAAAAGAACAGCATCCGTATGTGTACCGCCAACATCTAATCCTATAATCATGGCGCATTCCTGATTCTTTATGTATTACAGCCCAAAACTTACTTTTAATACCATGCGGAGCTTGTCAGAAAAACCAGGGCTTGTCAATCAGATTTTCTTTAGAAGTCTATCAGGCATGCGGCTTGAAAGATCGGTTTTAAACTTGAATTATTAAGATATTACATTTATCTATAAATAACTGCTAAGGGCATACCTTGTCTTTCAATCTTTGTTGTGGGCAAACCAAGGTGAAAGCCCAAGTCTGACCGTGGCAGTTATATGACAATGGTTTGGTGTTTTTTGGGGATCTGCAGAGTATGAAAATATAATCATCTGAATTTATTGTAATTTAGGTTTTAGTGTGTCTTTCATAACCTGCCGAAATTATTGAAAGCCAAATTTTTTGCCGAACCACATTATATAAAAAATATTTGATATAAAAAAACATTGTTTATTTTGAAAAATAAATATTTGTTTAAAAGGAGTGATTTGTGGCCTGCATTGAATGGAAGAAACATGAATCTTTGGCAATCATCAATATGTGCAACGGCGCAAATAAGCAGAATTTGGAGTTTGTAGCTCAGATGAATCGCTGTTTTGATCAAATACTTGCAGACAAAGCCATTTTTTCCATTGTTTTAACATCCACTGACGAAAAAAATTTTTCTCAGGGGATTGATATCCAATGGTTGGAACAAAAGATGAAAGATA belongs to Desulfobacula toluolica Tol2 and includes:
- the thrC gene encoding threonine synthase — translated: MKLDFFPEDIRPHIIPETREGLYYKCLGCSAEYPIEKLLYVCPECNQVLLIQDRNAASLQKIPGAVWQKIFDFRKMLKIPALKGIYRYHEFIGPCIPLESIVYLGEGHTPIVEANQTLQKKVGLSFFYKNDGQNPSASFKDRGMASAVSSIKYLIDQKLVSDVIAICASTGDTSAAASLYASYLDPLIKSAVLLPHKKVTSQQLSQPLGSGAHVFEIPGVFDDCMKIVEHLSTQYSVVLLNSKNAWRILGQESYSYEIAQDFEWDMKDKVVVVPIGNAGNISAVMNGFIKFYEANIIDCLPKIIGVQSEHADPVFQYYLEPDETKRKFVPVDTKPSVAQAAMIGNPVSMPRVVHIAKKYNSLAGRQQVFFVQVTEQSIMDWQLLANKNGHITCTQGGECLAGLVKALDKKIVNKKDTAILDATAHAIKFSEFQDLYFNSKIPKDYHIDSDPDKINLPSLILPDNPNMVPSQKKRLGEKDFQNFVKDISEKIAERLSLKVSL
- the serS gene encoding serine--tRNA ligase; this translates as MLDLKYVKNNLEIVKNGMKKRNAKLNFASLLENDDKRKALLLEIEKLRHKRNVVSDEIAKIKKSGHDAGPLIKEMRDVSETIKKLDKELSTIKALINEFLISIPNIPHEDVPMGKDDTQNRLEKTQGQPKQFDFKIKPHWEIGENLGILDFTRAAKLTGARFPLYIGKGARLERALINFMLDIHTSQHGYTEALPPFIVNKTTMTGTGQLPKFEEDLFKIEGLDYYLIPTSEVPITNIYSNEILDESMLPCKFTAYTPCFRSEAGSYGRDTKGLIRQHQFNKVEMVKLTTPETSFDELQSLLANAEKILQLLELPYQVVTLCTGDLGFSATKTYDIEVWMPGQDDQGKYREISSCSNCLDFQARRANIRFRRKGNKKPEYVHTLNGSGLAVGRTFAAILENYQQADGSVLIPDALIPYMGGQKVIRHEA
- a CDS encoding 5-formyltetrahydrofolate cyclo-ligase, whose translation is MDEIKNGKNNNLAVVAERLAKLTKEELSEKYKIIEAKLFEFANFMEAHLAFLYTPVSNEIPTERIIKKALQIEKGLVLPVFTDSKNAINLYKISDYDKDLITSANDILEPNIEKCKKISLEAVDIAIIPGLAFDDKGGRIGFGNNFYSKLITKLPETCRKVSLAYEDQIVDQIQMESRKYTVDIIITDKRVIYKI
- a CDS encoding potassium channel family protein, which produces MNRLQQIIRTIIISWVMFFMGVTGYMVIEKWSFLDAAYMTAITVTTVGFMEVHETSPAGKIFTIILMIAGVGYFLYITGVIIQSIVEGEMQSILGRKRLDRKISKLKNHYIVCGYGRIGRVLCQLIKDETKDIVVIENDDTLIESLEKDKMHYLHGDSSDEDLLAKAGIAKASFLVAALGTDTANVFLVLTAKQLNPDIYIMARASSPKVRKKLMVAGANLVESPYVTGAVSMGLKLLRPSVSSFLDIALSRRSQAIQIEELFVPKSSRYTNVALKDSGIRQDFNLIIISIKKSSGEMLFNPHFETLIEPLDTVIVMGKTPDLRKFAKEINPEKK
- a CDS encoding Ig-like domain-containing protein — encoded protein: MRSIKYLTMIILALLIITGCNDDGDVVSNDDVAVDEIATGLPAVIFIDSITPETIGVAGSGISNISIITFSVHDDSGNPVSDDNLVEFKISTPMGGGEKLSATEAKTQNGKVSVSLISGTVSGTVGINAIYNDGDTNFSTEAKVTIVSGLPAAEQLGIAIESFNMAGGRTFGLQNKITAYLGDRYGNVVPDGTKVSFMSEGGTIGTSDGFEASTVFGVAEATLQTSPPTTPYLGGVDGSSKSNPGLCRVVVYTPGDEGFYDINGNNIYDEGIDTLTVDMSEPYIDANDNGQYDSGEKYIDSDGSGLFTQADGKYQSNTIIWDSLNVLFSDNQAPLNLTKNFNIDRINGGSYPLIYYLGDVYGNALVGGTTVKITTSGTFNNAELTGDTDFVLPDSNGLGEAHTVGLLITPQGTEEADNGSLEVIVTVTPPTGSSVGGNSSGPVTDTTGPL
- a CDS encoding protein-L-isoaspartate(D-aspartate) O-methyltransferase — its product is MNDEPKKFVRWRREMVEKQIMSRGITDPLVLEAMRTVPRHLFVSEALVESAYGDFPLPIGEGQTISQPYIIAEMTQSLKLKGHERVLEIGTGSGYQAAILAKIVYKVYTIERNNTLFLQTRKLFDRLKYYNIVTRYSDGTQGWKQESPFDAIIVTAGGQQIPAPLIEQLAIGGRLIMPVGSNFLQELLHLEKTEDGIKTTNLGACRFVRLIGQHGWDE
- a CDS encoding DUF368 domain-containing protein, whose protein sequence is MKSQIELPSLVKELFIGFCLGMANIIPGVSGGTFLLIFKIYERVFSILNNINKANTLYLFHLILKFFFKADKLQTFKIFMEFLEKKDFIFLFKLMAGAVAAIISLSSLMKYLIVHQFSITYSLFFGLILISIIIPVKMLTDKKFYLIFFVLMGTISTLYVTYAVNPYDKVKMKSDVYAGKYLQTQSLQNRDLKQDFQKEKQESAAFFFTGKYTFDEYLYAGICGAVAVSAMVLPGISGSLVLILMGEYFEVVSAISGLKTFNLDNVAFLGCFTMGIILGGLLFVRLVTAVLKRYYNAAMAFLIGLMAGSLFALWPFKKSIVMAQYYIKEDGVIRMVQDVKVYTNINELPFIGIEFYLSIASFIIGCSIMFLFVKKEVN